From the genome of Periplaneta americana isolate PAMFEO1 chromosome 15, P.americana_PAMFEO1_priV1, whole genome shotgun sequence, one region includes:
- the DCTN6-p27 gene encoding dynactin subunit 6: MSTGSGRSVKIAPGAMVCNECELRGDITIGSMTVIHPRASIVAEAGPIIIGECNIVEEQARIINRLPHGEIIPTSTPVMIIGANNVFEVDCCSEALKIGDNNVLEAKSFIGREVELTNGCIVGAACKLTCPEVVQENTVIFGSKCARRQQADRPPPQTLQLDFLTKVLPNYHHLKKPHKKSSNA; encoded by the exons aTGTCTACTGGCTCAGGACGCAG tgtgAAGATAGCTCCAGGGGCCATGGTATGCAATGAATGTGAATTACGTGGTGATATTACAATTGGGAGCATGACAGTAATACATCCAAGAGCTTCCATCGTCGCTGAAGCTGGACCAATCATCATAGGTGAATGCAACATTGTGGAGGAACAGGCACGTATAATTAATAG GTTGCCTCATGGGGAAATCATACCCACGTCTACTCCTGTAATGATAATTGGAGCCAACAATGTTTTTGAAGTAGACTGCTGCTCTGAAGCACTGAAGATTGGAGATAACAATGTGCTTGAAGcaaaat cCTTTATTGGAAGAGAAGTGGAATTAACTAATGGATGCATTGTGGGTGCAGCTTGCAAACTAACATGTCCTGAAGTTGTACAggaaaatacagtaatttttgGCAGTAAGTGTGCACGTCGCCAGCAAGCTGATAGACCTCCA CCTCAGACTCTGCAGCTGGACTTCTTGACAAAAGTTCTACCCAACTATCATCATCTAAAGAAACCTCACAAGAAATCCAGCAATGCGTAA